AGAAGGCACAGCAAATTCAGCGCTGGGCCTTGTATACTCCGGAGGAGGCCCTTCTTTTACATGCCCAGGTGTGGATACGTCTGCGAAATTACGCGGCGGCCCTTACCATACTGCGAAGGCTCCCTTCTACGGCAGATACCCTGTATTTTTCCGGTCAGGCCCTTTTTTTAAATGGAAATTCCCGGGAAGCTTTTTCTCTTTTGGATCAAGCTCTGCAACGGTATCCTCAGGACGTGCGTTTTGTCTATCTTGCCGCTCAGAGGATAAACAAACAAAATCCTTCTCCCTTGGAGCGGCAAATACTGGAACGGATCTATCAGCGTCGTCGTGTCCTGTGGGATCTTGATGCCGAACTGTTATGGCGTCTGGTCCCCTTTCTCTCTCAGCGTTCTGAACAAATTCAGGCCCTAGAACGTTATCGGGTTCAGCAAAGACTTACGGCGGAAGCCCTTCCTCTGTTGGTCCTCTATGGAGCAATAGATGAAACCATCGGCATTGAACAGTTGTTTACTAGCGAGAGGATAGAAAAAAAGGTGCTCGAATCTCTGTGGAGTGCTCTCCGTGGAGAAACTTCTCGGAGCCTCTTCTTAGAAAGGCTACAGAGTTTTTCCGGAGTGATAACGGAAGATCTTGATGGAGATGGGTGGTCAGAGATTCAGCTTACCTATACGAAGGGGATGCTGAGCATCTATTCCTATGATGCAGATCAGGATGGAATAGCTGAACTTATCGTGTGGAGTGACGAAGACATCCCCCAGCGAGCCCGAGTGAGGTTTGAGGGGAAAGGCACGGAAAAGCCGGAACGAGAAAAAACGCGGCTAGAAGCCTTTGCTCTGCCCTTTAGCGAGACAGAACAAACCTGGGTAGAACTGGAATGGCAGACGTACCCCCGCATTGGACAGGCAAAGGTGGAGAACAGGGGATACCTATTCAATCCTGAGGAGTTTCAATGGGCCCCACTTCAGTTTATGCCTCTTTTTAGGGATGCAAAAGGGACGGTTTTCCGTTACCCCTCCTTAGAAAACCCTCTCCCGAGGATTACGGAGCGGAGCCTCTGGTCTTTTGCGGTTACAGTTGTTCGACCGGGGAGCCTTATGCCAGGTTCATGGGAGAAACTTGAGGTCCAGGTTGGGGTGATTCAACGGAGCACCGAGACCTACGAGGGGAAAATTCTCCGGGAGACCTTTTATGAGAGGGGGCTGCCGGTACGAGAAACCCTTGATACTGATC
The DNA window shown above is from Treponema sp. J25 and carries:
- a CDS encoding tetratricopeptide repeat protein; its protein translation is MRSPVRVIFIMTLLGWGGLGVYVPAQSFENSLAMVYVQHALREIEAGRWNEARVIFEQGAAFGEVSSDFNYLSALLFLKMGEPVGKVLTYLEKAQQIQRWALYTPEEALLLHAQVWIRLRNYAAALTILRRLPSTADTLYFSGQALFLNGNSREAFSLLDQALQRYPQDVRFVYLAAQRINKQNPSPLERQILERIYQRRRVLWDLDAELLWRLVPFLSQRSEQIQALERYRVQQRLTAEALPLLVLYGAIDETIGIEQLFTSERIEKKVLESLWSALRGETSRSLFLERLQSFSGVITEDLDGDGWSEIQLTYTKGMLSIYSYDADQDGIAELIVWSDEDIPQRARVRFEGKGTEKPEREKTRLEAFALPFSETEQTWVELEWQTYPRIGQAKVENRGYLFNPEEFQWAPLQFMPLFRDAKGTVFRYPSLENPLPRITERSLWSFAVTVVRPGSLMPGSWEKLEVQVGVIQRSTETYEGKILRETFYERGLPVRETLDTDQDGRMETKKRYFYNSPASDQSERRESLLEADFDGDGLYEYGEEFFRDGWLIKSWDLDRDGYRETTYVETIPMGK